A single Glycine soja cultivar W05 chromosome 14, ASM419377v2, whole genome shotgun sequence DNA region contains:
- the LOC114383158 gene encoding protein DGS1, mitochondrial-like isoform X3: MIFERGPRAFIDETVKLLCGLTVQGSSTQNLSQSASDYIGERVGFLNSLRYSLATFLAQVYMEVDKIGEELVEDPETKLPLLLVTINVLFSTLEASIGHLHATRQSDSSVDGSYSTPLLFEKLPEINQEGSQWTDCEIRDAINSVYQNLDKLDSYISFLVIKHKKPRKITQYWIRYTCGAVGLSVCSIWLLRHSRLVGSSDLDNWVEEARNSTYSFFKNHVEEPILSIRDELFDTFKKRHQGIMDVEEVQLTSNSLHRMLLAFSEQTKGQKFPVNASDQEMMEIVMDRYEKELMHPIQNLLNGELVRAILIQVQKLKLDTETAMLELNQILRANEINFAVLTALPAFFLSLLLMMLVRGWFKQDTKAEGRGRIARIQRRLLVIEVKKRIMQYQNYVDQGLERDAQYMFGLALYSLDRLYQSVKWHAEATGEWERLREDIIDLAKPRLQTAHKESVISHMVTFECLLPSRNRQ; encoded by the exons ATGATATTTGAGAGGGGTCCGAGGGCTTTTATTGATGAAACAGTTAAGTTGTTGTGTGGCCTCACTGTTCAAGGTTCGTCCACACAGAATCTGAGCCAATCTGCATCTGATTATATTGGCGAGAGAGTAGGCTTTTTGAATAGCTTAAGATATTCACTCGCCACATTTTTGGCTCAG GTTTATATGGAAGTTGATAAAATTGGAGAGGAGTTGGTGGAAGATCCAGAGACTAAGCTGCCCTTGTTGTTGGTTACAATTAATGTTTTGTTTTCAACATTAGAAGCTTCAATTGGACATCTGCATGCAACGCGTCAg aGTGATTCTTCTGTTGATGGGAGCTATTCAACCCCTCTGCTGTTTGAGAAGCTGCCAGAAATAAATCAGGAGGGGTCTCAGTGGACAGACTGTGAAATAAGAGATGCTATCAATTCagtttatcaaaatttagaCAAGTTGGATTCATACATATCTTTTCTT gtcatcaaacataaaaagccaAGGAAAATAACTCAATATTGGATCCGCTATACATGTGGTGCAGTTGGTTTGTCAGTATGCTCCATTTGGCTCTTGCGGCATAGTAGATTGGTGGGGAGTTCTGATCTTGATAATTGGGTTGAGGAAGCTAGGAACTCAACATATAGCTTTTTCAAGAATCACGTAGAGGAACCG ATTTTGTCCATTAGGGATGAACTTTTTGACACATTCAAGAAGAGACATCAAGGTATTATGGACGTTGAAGAGGTGCAGTTAACTTCCAACTCACTACACAG AATGTTGTTGGCTTTCAGTGAGCAGACAAAGGGTCAGAAGTTCCCTGTGAATGCTTCAGATCAGGAAATGATGGAGATAGTCATGGATAG GTATGAGAAGGAACTCATGCATCCTATTCAAAACCTTCTCAATGGAGAGCTGGTTCGGGCTATACTTATTCAG GTTCAGAAGCTCAAGCTGGACACTGAGAC GGCAATGCTAGAGCTGAACCAGATTCTACGGGCAAATGAAATCAACTTTGCAGTTCTGACTGCTTTACCtgcattttttctctctcttttactCATGATGTTAGTACGTGGATGGTTCAAACAG GATACCAAAGCTGAGGGAAGAGGTAGAATTGCTCGGATTCAGAGGAGGCTACTTGTTATAGAGGTTAAGAAAAGGATTATGCAGTACCAAAATTATGTTGATCAAGGGTTG GAGAGAGATGCACAATATATGTTTGGATTGGCACTCTATAGCCTGGATCGCCTGTATCAGTCTGTTAAGTGGCACGCAGAAGCTACTGGAGAGTGGGAACG TTTGCGTGAGGATATAATAGATTTGGCTAAGCCTAGACTACAAACTGCACACAAGGAATCTGTGATATCACACATGGTTACATTTGAATGCTTGCTTCCAAGTCGGAACCGCCAGTAG
- the LOC114383158 gene encoding protein DGS1, mitochondrial-like isoform X2, protein MSPSSATFLFTRLSRSTDSEKARFMIFERGPRAFIDETVKLLCGLTVQGSSTQNLSQSASDYIGERVGFLNSLRYSLATFLAQVYMEVDKIGEELVEDPETKLPLLLVTINVLFSTLEASIGHLHATRQSDSSVDGSYSTPLLFEKLPEINQEGSQWTDCEIRDAINSVYQNLDKLDSYISFLVIKHKKPRKITQYWIRYTCGAVGLSVCSIWLLRHSRLVGSSDLDNWVEEARNSTYSFFKNHVEEPILSIRDELFDTFKKRHQGIMDVEEVQLTSNSLHRMLLAFSEQTKGQKFPVNASDQEMMEIVMDRYEKELMHPIQNLLNGELVRAILIQVQKLKLDTETAMLELNQILRANEINFAVLTALPAFFLSLLLMMLVRGWFKQDTKAEGRGRIARIQRRLLVIEVKKRIMQYQNYVDQGLERDAQYMFGLALYSLDRLYQSVKWHAEATGEWERLREDIIDLAKPRLQTAHKESVISHMVTFECLLPSRNRQ, encoded by the exons AGTACGGATTCCGAGAAGGCACGTTTCATGATATTTGAGAGGGGTCCGAGGGCTTTTATTGATGAAACAGTTAAGTTGTTGTGTGGCCTCACTGTTCAAGGTTCGTCCACACAGAATCTGAGCCAATCTGCATCTGATTATATTGGCGAGAGAGTAGGCTTTTTGAATAGCTTAAGATATTCACTCGCCACATTTTTGGCTCAG GTTTATATGGAAGTTGATAAAATTGGAGAGGAGTTGGTGGAAGATCCAGAGACTAAGCTGCCCTTGTTGTTGGTTACAATTAATGTTTTGTTTTCAACATTAGAAGCTTCAATTGGACATCTGCATGCAACGCGTCAg aGTGATTCTTCTGTTGATGGGAGCTATTCAACCCCTCTGCTGTTTGAGAAGCTGCCAGAAATAAATCAGGAGGGGTCTCAGTGGACAGACTGTGAAATAAGAGATGCTATCAATTCagtttatcaaaatttagaCAAGTTGGATTCATACATATCTTTTCTT gtcatcaaacataaaaagccaAGGAAAATAACTCAATATTGGATCCGCTATACATGTGGTGCAGTTGGTTTGTCAGTATGCTCCATTTGGCTCTTGCGGCATAGTAGATTGGTGGGGAGTTCTGATCTTGATAATTGGGTTGAGGAAGCTAGGAACTCAACATATAGCTTTTTCAAGAATCACGTAGAGGAACCG ATTTTGTCCATTAGGGATGAACTTTTTGACACATTCAAGAAGAGACATCAAGGTATTATGGACGTTGAAGAGGTGCAGTTAACTTCCAACTCACTACACAG AATGTTGTTGGCTTTCAGTGAGCAGACAAAGGGTCAGAAGTTCCCTGTGAATGCTTCAGATCAGGAAATGATGGAGATAGTCATGGATAG GTATGAGAAGGAACTCATGCATCCTATTCAAAACCTTCTCAATGGAGAGCTGGTTCGGGCTATACTTATTCAG GTTCAGAAGCTCAAGCTGGACACTGAGAC GGCAATGCTAGAGCTGAACCAGATTCTACGGGCAAATGAAATCAACTTTGCAGTTCTGACTGCTTTACCtgcattttttctctctcttttactCATGATGTTAGTACGTGGATGGTTCAAACAG GATACCAAAGCTGAGGGAAGAGGTAGAATTGCTCGGATTCAGAGGAGGCTACTTGTTATAGAGGTTAAGAAAAGGATTATGCAGTACCAAAATTATGTTGATCAAGGGTTG GAGAGAGATGCACAATATATGTTTGGATTGGCACTCTATAGCCTGGATCGCCTGTATCAGTCTGTTAAGTGGCACGCAGAAGCTACTGGAGAGTGGGAACG TTTGCGTGAGGATATAATAGATTTGGCTAAGCCTAGACTACAAACTGCACACAAGGAATCTGTGATATCACACATGGTTACATTTGAATGCTTGCTTCCAAGTCGGAACCGCCAGTAG